The Impatiens glandulifera chromosome 3, dImpGla2.1, whole genome shotgun sequence genome contains a region encoding:
- the LOC124932763 gene encoding auxin transporter-like protein 2, translating to MGEINIGCGEKEVQLVGNYVEMNMELGAEEGKNTTSTTVAMKMKSKLYKVFWHGGSAYDAWFSCASNQVAQVLLTLPYSFSQLGMTSGILFQLLYGVLGSWTAYLISVLYLEYRTRKEREKLDFRNHVIQWFEVLDGLLGKHWRNVGLAFNCTFLLFGSVIQLIACASNIYYINDNLDKRTWTYIFGACCATTVFIPSFHNYRMWSFLGLIMTTFTAWYLTIASLLHGQVEGVKHSGPTRLVLYFTGATNILYTFGGHAVTVEIMHAMWKPQKFKAIYLFATLYVLTLTLPSAAAVYWAFGDLLLDHANAFALLPKTPLRDIAVILMLIHQFITFGFACTPLYFVWEKAIGMHHCKSLCKRAAARLPVVIPIWFLAIVFPFFGPINSTVGSLLVSFTVYIIPALAYMITFKSAAARENAVEQPPKYLGRWTGAYTINIFVVVWVFVVGFGFGGWASMTNFIHQIDTFGFFTKCYQCPPQHIPSTPPPSLLTAAFAPSPAALNHSLRHHQP from the exons ATGGGAGAGATTAATATCGGTTGTGGGGAGAAGGAAGTTCAACTCGTAGGAAACTACGTGGAGATGAACATGGAATTAGGTGCAGAAGAAGGAAAGAATACAACTTCAACAACAGTGGCCatgaaaatgaaatcaaaactaTACAAAGTTTTCTGGCACGGCGGCTCAGCCTACGATGCCTGGTTCAGCTGCGCTTCAAATCAAGTTGCTCAGGTTCTACTAACATTGCCCTATTCATTCTCCCAGCTCGGAATGACATCCGGCATCCTATTCCAATTGCTGTACGGAGTTCTAGGAAGCTGGACTGCTTATCTCATCAGTGTTCTTTACCTAGAATACAGAActagaaaagaaagagaaaaacttGATTTCAGAAACCATGTCATTCAGTGGTTCGAAGTTCTTGATGGGCTGTTGGGAAAACATTGGAGGAATGTCGGTTTAGCTTTCAACTGCACTTTTCTTCTATTTGGATCTGTTATTCAGCTCATTGCTTGCGCAAG taacatatattatataaatgacaaTCTGGATAAGAGGACATGGACTTATATATTTGGGGCATGTTGTGCAACGACTGTGTTCATACCTTCGTTTCATAACTATAGAATGTGGTCTTTTCTTGGATTGATTATGACCACTTTTACAGCTTGGTATCTCACCATTGCTTCACTTCTCCATGGCCag GTGGAAGGCGTGAAGCATTCGGGTCCGACTAGACTGGTGCTATACTTCACCGGGGCCACCAACATTCTCTATACCTTCGGCGGACATGCTGTCACAGT AGAAATAATGCATGCAATGTGGAAGCCTCAAAAGTTTAAGGCAATATACCTTTTTGCTACACTTTACGTGTTAACGCTTACTCTTCCTTCCGCCGCCGCTGTCTATTGGGCTTTCGGAGACTTACTCCTTGACCACGCCAATGCATTTGCCCTACTCCCCAAAACCCCTCTTAGGGACATAGCTGTCATTTTGATGCTCATTCatcag TTTATCACGTTTGGATTCGCATGCACCCCGCTCTACTTCGTGTGGGAGAAGGCCATAGGAATGCACCATTGCAAGAGTTTATGCAAACGCGCTGCAGCCAGATTGCCCGTTGTAATCCCCATATGGTTCTTAGCCATAGTCTTCCCATTCTTCGGTCCCATAAACTCCACCGTCGGATCTCTCCTTGTCAGCTTCACCGTCTACATCATCCCCGCCCTGGCTTACATGATCACCTTCAAATCCGCTGCCGCTAGAGAGAACGCGGTGGAGCAGCCGCCCAAGTACTTAGGCCGATGGACCGGGGCCTATACCATCAATATCTTTGTGGTCGTTTGGGTTTTCGTTGTTGGGTTTGGATTCGGTGGGTGGGCTAGCATGACCAATTTCATTCATCAAATCGACACTTTTGGATTCTTCACTAAATGTTACCAATGCCCTCCACAACACATCCCATCAACTCCGCCACCATCTCTTTTAACCGCCGCCTTTGCACCCTCCCCTGCCGCCCTTAACCACTCCCTCCGCCACCACCAACCATGA
- the LOC124932764 gene encoding probable magnesium transporter NIPA6, whose amino-acid sequence MTISDNGKGLILAVASGLFIGSSFILKKKGLKLAAASGTRAGIGGYTYLLQPLWWAGMMTMLVGEIANFVAYIYAPAVLVTPLGALSIIVSAILAHFMLKERIQRLGVVGCVCCIVGSVVIVIHAPEEHTPSSVQEIWDLATQPGFLVYVVAALSTVLALIFHFEPRFGQTNILVYLGICSLMGSLTVVSIKAIGISIKLTLDGISQIGYPQTWFFPTVAVICVVTQLIYLNKALDTFNAAIVSPIYYVMFTTLTIVASIIMFKDWSGQDASSIASEICGFITVLSGTIILHATREHETGVTSGNITWYSTGDAIKNIDDAPLISLENSGYFEKLDSFP is encoded by the exons ATGACAATTTCGGATAATGGAAAAGGATTGATCTTGGCCGTTGCCTCGGGCCTATTCATCGGTTCCAGTTTCATCTTGAAGAAGAAAGGTCTTAAGCTAGCAGCTGCATCTGGAACTCGGGCAG GCATTGGTGGCTACACATATTTACTACAACCTCTTTGGTGGGCAGGGATGATGACTA TGCTTGTTGGAGAAATTGCAAATTTCGTGGCTTACATTTATGCACCAGCTGTTCTTGTCACTCCACTTGGTGCCTTGAGTATAATAGTTAG TGCTATTTTGGCACATTTCATGCTGAAGGAACGGATTCAGAGATTAGGTGTAGTTGGATGTGTTTGCTGCATTGTTGGTTCGGTTGTCATTGTAATACACGCACCCGAAGAACATACCCCGAGTTCAGTTCAGGAAATATGGGACCTTGCCACTCAACCAG GATTTCTAGTATATGTGGTGGCTGCATTGTCTACTGTTTTAGCTCTTATTTTTCACTTTGAACCTCGATTTGGCCAGACAAATATTCTTGTCTACTTGGGAATCTGTTCATTAATGGGCTCGCTAACG GTTGTCAGCATAAAGGCGATAGGGATATCGATAAAACTCACACTGGATGGAATAAGTCAAATTGGGTACCCTCAGACTTGGTTTTTTCCAACAGTTGCTGTTATTTGCGTCGTTACTCAATTGATTTACCTTAACAAG GCGTTGGATACATTCAATGCTGCAATTGTTTCTCCAATATACTATGTGATGTTCACAACACTCACCATAGTAGCAAGCATTATCATgttcaag GATTGGTCGGGGCAAGATGCGAGCAGCATTGCGTCGGAGATATGTGGATTCATTACTGTTCTTTCGGGAACCATAATTCTTCATGCAACTAGAGAACATGAAACCGGCGTCACTTCAG GGAATATAACATGGTATAGTACTGGAGACGCGATCAAAAACATTGACGACGCACCACTTATAAGTTTAGAAAATTCTGGATATTTCGAGAAGCTGGATTCATTCCCTTGA
- the LOC124932765 gene encoding ER lumen protein-retaining receptor erd-2.2-like — MRPAKRPIHALSMWVRRQPSKVKAFIAVVAGMASLVLLRFIVHDHDNLFVAAEAVHSIGICVLIYKLMKEKTCAGISLKSQELTAIFLAVRLYCSFVMEYDIHTVLDLSTLGTTLWVIYMIRFKLRSSYMEDKDNFALYYVLLPCVVLALLVHPSTSHHFINKIFWAFCVYLEAVSVLPQLRVMQNTKIVEPFTAHYVFALGVARFLSCAHWVLQVLDTRGRLLTALGYGLWPSMVLISEIVQTFILADFCYYYVKSVFGGQLVLRLPSGVV; from the exons ATGAGGCCAGCAAAGAGGCCGATCCACGCCCTTTCGATGTGGGTTCGGAGGCAGCCGTCCAAGGTCAAGGCTTTCATCGCCGTCGTCGCCGGCATGGCATCCCTCGTTCTGCTTCGTTTCATCGTTCACGATCATGACAACCTCTTCGTCGCCGCCGAGGCTGTTCATTCCATCGGAATCTGTGTTCTCATCTACAAACTCATGAAGGAAAAAACTTGTGCTG GGATTTCACTAAAATCACAGGAACTGACAGCCATATTTCTGGCTGTTCGACTTTATTGTAGCTTTGTCATGGAATATGACATACACACTGTACTTGATTTATCTACATTAGGCACCACATTATGGGTTATTTATATGATCCGGTTCAAATTAAGGTCAAGTTACATGGAAGATAAGGACAACTTTGCTCTCTATTACGTG TTGTTGCCATGTGTCGTCTTGGCCTTGTTAGTTCATCCATCCACATCTCATCATTTCATCAACAAGATCTTTTGGGCATTTTGTGTATACTTAGAAGCTGTTTCTGTTCTTCCTCAGCTCCGGGTGATGCAAAATACTAAG ATTGTTGAGCCTTTTACTGCTCACTACGTGTTTGCCCTGGGAGTTGCGAGGTTTTTGAGTTGCGCTCATTGGGTTCTCCAG GTTTTGGATACTCGAGGTCGGCTACTGACAGCTCTTGGTTATGGATTATGGCCTTCTATGGTTCTTATTTCAGAGATTGTTCAAACATTCATATTAGCCGACTTTTGTTATTACTATGTCAAAAG TGTTTTTGGAGGACAGCTTGTATTACGTCTTCCCTCTGGGGTCGTTTGA
- the LOC124928658 gene encoding uncharacterized protein LOC124928658, protein MIRRNYKQTAKTSWWANNYLLIGQLSCVDEIKDKKREKEGGKESFSSEGGHINLSNGDIQSYLNDEVLFVEQTLNLDGGGKARSTYWKQDTKLDPTNGGRIGVVI, encoded by the exons ATGATTAGAAGAAACTACAAACAAACTGCAAAAACAAGTTGGTGGGCTAATAATTACCTGTTGATCGGGCAGCTTAGCTGCGTGGACGAGATTAAGGacaagaagagagagaaagagggtGGCAAGGAAAGCTTTAGCTCTGAAGGCGGCCATATCAATCTAAG CAATGGGGATATTCAATCGTATCTTAATGATGAAGTTCTATTTGTTgaacaaaccctaaacctagaTGGAGGAGGTAAGGCTAGATCTACATATTGGAAACAAGACACAAAGCTGGATCCTACCAATGGAGGGAGGATTGGAGTGGTCATTTAG
- the LOC124928758 gene encoding gibberellin-regulated protein 11-like, producing the protein KVSIRILTYIKLYSCQYRTFSFISNENIDSVFYLQYIIDRSDCGAACSVRCSLSSRPRLCQRACGTCCGRCKCVPPGTYGNYDSCPCYGNMTTRGNRRKCP; encoded by the coding sequence AAGGTTTCAATTAGAattctcacatatataaagTTATACTCATGTCAATATCGAACATTCAGTTTTATCTCAAATGAAAATATTGATAGTGTTTTTTACTTACAATACATTATTGATCGATCAGATTGTGGAGCAGCTTGTTCTGTGAGATGCAGCCTGTCCTCAAGGCCGAGACTTTGCCAAAGGGCATGTGGCACTTGCTGCGGTAGGTGCAAGTGCGTGCCACCTGGCACTTATGGAAACTATGATAGCTGCCCTTGCTATGGAAACATGACCACCCGTGGAAACAGGCGCAAATGCCCCTAG